The following proteins are encoded in a genomic region of Candidatus Zixiibacteriota bacterium:
- a CDS encoding PKD domain-containing protein, with amino-acid sequence MRMQTAQAIRWSLPLKWAALTTMVMVFTLVGAADVTADIINVPGDQPTIQAGIDAAFLISDTVLVAPGTYYENLRLSTNVTISSHYMLDEDPAHILRTIIDGSNPTNPDTGSCIIIAYANNVTVQGFTITNGTGTKWLDEHGAGLIYREGGGILVQGCAPLIRYNRIVYNQATDESGGMASSGGGGIRVGDGEAEICNNIIMNNHGGGYGGGIVFNYCGGIVRNNIIAHNIGGSDYGGGGIWRTGGAPATVLENNTIVYNQSNSNGGGIWCSYGGHVNSKGNIIWGNTGTSNPQISNVTSVTASYCAVQDGFPGEGNIELDPEMIEDYFYIKATSPCVDAGDPATEQNDVENQSKVGDALWPARGGLRNDMGAYGGPGGYSFELIAVLSDTTVGWAPFEVNFEAYTSLAVDTWTWDFGDEESATVQFPNHVFQDRGLYDVSLQIDVGGELYDVIKGEMVAAVADTMYADNATVGTDPEVEVVVYAYNTIPLEEINIPVVFAGDLELELDSFSTAGCRTDYFEEQAQVHFVPTSKKLTINLRSSLAGTSPDLPPGSGPVLKLYFQRVSGSVGDVAAIAIDGYSSGGTDRLPNYSGEMAAYSPVAVNGEVVYANCCSGIRGNVDGDPGDQITIADLVYLVDFMFNAGADPICWKEANIDGDLIGDILEQVDVADLVYLVDYMFSGGAAPQICF; translated from the coding sequence ATGAGGATGCAAACTGCTCAAGCTATCCGGTGGAGTCTGCCTTTGAAATGGGCCGCCTTGACGACTATGGTGATGGTCTTCACTTTGGTCGGCGCGGCCGATGTCACGGCGGACATTATCAACGTGCCGGGTGACCAGCCCACTATCCAGGCCGGTATCGATGCCGCGTTTCTTATTTCCGACACCGTTCTGGTGGCCCCTGGGACATATTATGAAAACCTCAGATTGTCAACCAATGTGACAATTTCCAGCCATTACATGCTGGATGAAGACCCGGCTCACATTCTCAGAACTATAATAGACGGTTCCAACCCGACCAACCCCGACACGGGCAGTTGTATTATCATTGCTTACGCCAATAATGTCACCGTGCAGGGTTTCACCATAACCAACGGCACCGGCACCAAATGGCTCGATGAGCACGGGGCTGGGCTTATCTATCGCGAGGGCGGAGGGATTCTGGTTCAGGGCTGTGCACCACTCATTCGATACAACCGCATTGTATATAATCAGGCAACCGACGAATCGGGCGGCATGGCCTCCTCCGGTGGCGGCGGTATACGGGTTGGAGACGGCGAGGCTGAGATCTGCAACAATATTATCATGAACAACCATGGAGGCGGATACGGCGGGGGAATTGTCTTCAACTACTGCGGCGGCATTGTCCGGAACAACATAATCGCCCACAACATCGGCGGTTCGGATTACGGTGGCGGCGGTATCTGGCGAACGGGCGGGGCACCGGCTACCGTACTTGAAAACAACACTATCGTATACAACCAATCAAACTCGAACGGTGGCGGTATATGGTGTAGCTACGGTGGTCATGTGAACAGCAAAGGCAACATCATCTGGGGTAACACCGGCACTTCCAATCCGCAGATCAGCAACGTCACGTCGGTGACTGCCTCTTATTGCGCCGTGCAGGATGGCTTCCCGGGCGAGGGGAATATCGAACTAGACCCGGAAATGATCGAAGATTATTTCTACATAAAAGCTACTTCCCCATGTGTTGATGCCGGTGACCCTGCGACGGAACAAAACGATGTTGAAAACCAAAGCAAGGTCGGCGATGCCCTTTGGCCGGCGCGCGGCGGTCTGCGCAATGACATGGGCGCCTATGGCGGGCCGGGCGGATATTCTTTTGAATTGATAGCTGTGCTCTCAGATACGACCGTCGGTTGGGCACCTTTTGAAGTGAACTTTGAGGCTTACACCAGTCTTGCCGTCGACACCTGGACCTGGGATTTCGGTGATGAGGAGTCCGCCACTGTGCAGTTTCCAAATCATGTTTTTCAAGATCGGGGGCTATACGATGTAAGTTTGCAGATCGATGTCGGCGGTGAGTTATACGATGTTATCAAGGGTGAGATGGTCGCCGCGGTGGCCGACACGATGTACGCCGATAACGCAACCGTCGGCACCGACCCTGAAGTCGAGGTAGTGGTCTACGCCTATAATACCATCCCGCTGGAGGAAATCAACATCCCGGTCGTTTTCGCCGGTGACTTGGAATTGGAGTTGGATTCGTTTTCAACCGCTGGTTGCCGGACAGATTATTTCGAAGAACAGGCGCAAGTCCACTTTGTGCCCACCAGCAAAAAACTGACCATCAATCTACGCTCATCGCTGGCCGGGACTTCACCGGATTTGCCGCCCGGAAGCGGACCTGTGCTGAAACTCTATTTTCAACGAGTCTCAGGCAGCGTGGGCGATGTGGCGGCGATTGCAATTGACGGTTACTCGTCGGGTGGTACCGATCGCCTGCCCAACTATTCAGGCGAGATGGCTGCATATTCACCGGTCGCAGTCAACGGTGAAGTAGTCTATGCCAACTGCTGCTCCGGGATACGGGGCAACGTCGACGGCGATCCGGGCGACCAGATCACCATTGCCGACTTGGTCTATCTGGTTGACTTCATGTTTAACGCCGGCGCCGATCCCATTTGCTGGAAAGAGGCAAACATCGACGGAGATTTGATAGGCGATATACTCGAACAAGTAGATGTCGCCGACTTGGTATACCTGGTTGACTACATGTTTTCCGGAGGCGCAGCGCCGCAGATCTGTTTCTAA
- a CDS encoding cupin domain-containing protein gives MPDLTADKIIELLNLKPLPLEGGFYRETYRSDDIINHAALPERFPDNRSLSTAIYYLLTPETFSAMHRLPADEMFHFYLGDPVTMLQLHPNGSSGVLALGRNLATGQSLQALVPHGAWQGARLVEGGRYALLGTTVAPGFEFDDYEAGHREQLIRQYPDRSELITLLTKA, from the coding sequence ATGCCGGACCTAACCGCAGACAAAATCATCGAATTACTGAACCTAAAACCTTTACCGCTTGAAGGCGGGTTCTACCGAGAGACCTACCGTTCAGATGACATCATCAATCATGCAGCTCTACCCGAAAGGTTCCCCGACAATCGTTCGCTGTCGACAGCCATCTACTACTTGCTGACCCCTGAGACCTTTTCGGCCATGCACCGCCTGCCGGCCGATGAGATGTTTCACTTTTACCTCGGGGACCCGGTGACCATGCTGCAATTGCATCCGAACGGTTCCAGTGGGGTGCTTGCGTTGGGTCGCAATCTGGCGACAGGACAAAGCCTGCAAGCCTTAGTACCGCACGGCGCCTGGCAAGGAGCGCGATTGGTTGAAGGTGGTCGTTATGCCCTTCTGGGAACCACCGTGGCGCCCGGTTTTGAGTTTGATGACTACGAAGCCGGACATCGTGAACAACTCATCCGACAGTATCCCGACCGCTCAGAACTGATCACACTTCTGACCAAAGCGTAA
- a CDS encoding NFACT RNA binding domain-containing protein, which translates to MTEQWATREEQVYLSLVAKCRVPPYIRRMQTSLHIMALVESLESEAIGARITATEFYKKERAVYIILKKDKARLALGLRYHPAGAGLFLVPASKIRVETKEKPRSIFSLEEGCITAVAQLGFDRIISVTVEKTDGRSHLLFEALGPNGNLWHLNDSFGMLASLRRKSFTIGERYQPPPLPDKLDPREVTAGSIGSAMNDQTLQSVSAVLAKTVHGFGRTLAREVVARADCDGLSVDACDEAACMRLAQQIKETVGQFRGASGGQLYDHPDGVEVYPFRLKTSAQTATKFKTLSLATLAMCDLKRSGREEADDEKRLLGAVDRQLKKLTRRLAKVEEDLKTAVDFERYKRTGELLQINFDRLRTGLDNITVDDVFDDKGETISIKLDPALAPRQNVEAYFKKFRKGRDGEQLLKRRLEITKGEISAITEIQAALHSNFESALKRYEQELTALGGRPGGGQAEQTVRLPYREYLLTTGLRLLVGRDGADNDRTTFDHARPYELWFHAQQCPGSHVVLKFPNKSFVPSKAEVEEAAAVAAYHSKARNDSLVPIVYTERRYVRKPRKAKPGLVTLQREKSIMVAPRPPLTK; encoded by the coding sequence CAATCGGCGCCCGTATCACGGCTACCGAGTTCTACAAGAAAGAACGGGCCGTCTATATCATCCTCAAGAAGGACAAGGCCCGCCTCGCTCTGGGGCTGCGCTATCACCCAGCCGGAGCCGGACTCTTTCTGGTGCCCGCTTCCAAGATACGAGTAGAGACCAAAGAAAAACCGCGTTCGATATTCTCCCTCGAAGAAGGATGTATCACGGCCGTCGCGCAACTCGGATTTGATAGGATAATTTCAGTCACCGTTGAAAAGACAGACGGCAGGTCTCACTTGCTGTTTGAAGCGCTGGGTCCCAACGGCAACCTGTGGCATCTTAACGATTCGTTCGGCATGCTGGCCAGTCTCAGGCGCAAAAGTTTTACGATAGGTGAACGTTATCAACCACCACCGCTGCCGGACAAGCTAGATCCACGCGAGGTGACAGCCGGGTCAATAGGGTCGGCTATGAATGATCAGACGTTACAATCAGTGTCTGCCGTTTTGGCCAAAACGGTGCACGGTTTCGGTCGCACTCTGGCCCGGGAGGTGGTCGCGCGCGCCGATTGCGACGGATTGTCGGTTGATGCCTGTGACGAAGCTGCCTGCATGCGTCTGGCTCAGCAGATCAAGGAAACGGTGGGACAGTTTCGAGGCGCATCGGGCGGACAGCTATATGATCATCCGGACGGTGTCGAGGTCTATCCCTTTCGCCTGAAAACGTCAGCGCAGACGGCCACCAAGTTCAAGACGCTTTCGCTGGCCACGCTGGCCATGTGCGATCTGAAAAGGTCAGGGCGTGAAGAAGCCGACGACGAAAAGCGACTCCTGGGTGCCGTCGACCGTCAACTCAAAAAGCTGACCAGGCGGCTGGCCAAAGTCGAAGAAGACCTCAAGACAGCGGTCGACTTCGAGCGATACAAGAGAACGGGGGAGTTGTTACAGATAAACTTCGACCGACTTAGGACCGGGTTGGACAATATAACAGTTGACGATGTCTTTGACGACAAAGGTGAGACGATCTCAATCAAGTTGGACCCGGCTCTTGCGCCTCGCCAAAATGTGGAGGCGTACTTCAAAAAATTCCGCAAGGGGCGCGACGGTGAACAACTGCTCAAGAGGCGGCTGGAGATAACGAAAGGCGAGATTAGCGCCATAACCGAAATCCAGGCGGCCCTGCACTCGAATTTCGAATCGGCCCTCAAGCGATACGAACAGGAACTCACGGCACTGGGTGGTCGGCCCGGCGGTGGGCAAGCTGAGCAGACTGTCCGACTGCCCTATCGGGAGTATCTGTTGACCACCGGGCTCAGGCTTTTGGTGGGGCGGGACGGCGCCGACAATGATCGCACTACTTTTGACCACGCCCGACCATACGAGTTGTGGTTCCACGCTCAGCAATGCCCCGGTTCGCACGTGGTACTGAAGTTTCCCAACAAGTCGTTCGTTCCATCCAAGGCGGAGGTCGAAGAAGCCGCCGCCGTGGCTGCATATCACAGCAAGGCGCGCAACGACTCGCTGGTGCCCATCGTCTATACCGAACGGCGCTACGTGCGCAAGCCACGCAAGGCCAAGCCCGGGTTGGTGACTTTACAGCGGGAGAAATCGATAATGGTGGCGCCGCGTCCACCGCTGACGAAATAG